The following are encoded in a window of Streptomyces sp. SAT1 genomic DNA:
- a CDS encoding nuclear transport factor 2 family protein, which produces MSAQTDRYESAAARYLEAWNASGPEALGKAVAAAWTPDGSYTDPLAEVRGHEQIAALITGAHEQFPGFVFRLSGAVDGHHDTARFSWELVSEADGSAPVAGFDVVTLDGEGRIRSVLGFLDRVPAGA; this is translated from the coding sequence ATGTCCGCGCAGACCGACCGTTACGAGAGCGCCGCCGCCCGTTACCTGGAGGCATGGAACGCGAGCGGGCCCGAGGCCCTGGGCAAGGCGGTGGCCGCCGCCTGGACGCCGGACGGCAGCTACACCGACCCGCTGGCCGAGGTGCGCGGCCACGAGCAGATCGCGGCCCTGATCACGGGGGCGCACGAGCAGTTCCCCGGGTTCGTCTTCCGGCTCAGCGGCGCCGTGGACGGCCACCACGACACGGCGCGCTTCTCCTGGGAGCTGGTGAGCGAGGCGGACGGCTCCGCCCCGGTCGCCGGGTTCGACGTGGTCACCCTGGACGGCGAGGGCCGCATCAGGTCCGTGCTGGGCTTCCTCGACCGGGTGCCCGCCGGGGCCTGA
- the mgrA gene encoding L-glyceraldehyde 3-phosphate reductase, translating into MYTAHPDRYADLPYRRTGRSGLKLPALSLGLWHNFGPDRPAATQRAILRRAFDLGVTHFDLANNYGPPPGAAESALGEALRADFAPYRDELVISTKAGYLMWPGPYGEWGSRKYLLSSLDQSLHRMGLDHVDIFYSHRFDPETPLEETMGALHSAVQQGKALYVGVSNYSAEQTREAARILGELGTPLLIHQPRYSMLDRRPEDEGLLDALDELRIGSIAYSPLEQGLLTGRYLDGIPEDSRAASDSPFLNSDAVTGELVGRLRALNEIAASRGQTLAQLALAWVLRGGRVTSALVGASSPQQLEDSVAAARNLGFDADELARIDAIVRP; encoded by the coding sequence TTGTACACCGCCCACCCCGACCGCTACGCCGACCTGCCCTACCGGCGCACCGGACGCAGCGGACTGAAGCTGCCCGCGCTGTCGCTCGGCCTGTGGCACAACTTCGGCCCCGACCGCCCGGCCGCCACCCAGCGGGCCATCCTGCGCCGCGCCTTCGATCTCGGGGTCACCCACTTCGACCTGGCCAACAACTACGGCCCGCCGCCCGGCGCCGCCGAGAGCGCGCTCGGCGAGGCGCTGCGCGCCGACTTCGCGCCGTACCGCGACGAACTGGTGATCTCCACCAAGGCCGGCTATCTGATGTGGCCGGGTCCGTACGGCGAATGGGGCTCGCGCAAGTACCTGCTGTCCTCGCTCGACCAGAGCCTGCACCGCATGGGCCTGGACCACGTCGACATCTTCTACTCGCACCGCTTCGACCCGGAGACTCCCCTGGAGGAGACGATGGGCGCCCTGCACTCGGCGGTGCAGCAGGGCAAGGCGCTCTACGTCGGCGTCTCCAACTACTCCGCCGAGCAGACCCGCGAGGCCGCCCGCATCCTCGGGGAGCTGGGCACCCCGCTGCTGATCCACCAGCCCCGCTACTCGATGCTCGACCGCCGTCCCGAGGACGAGGGCCTGCTCGACGCGCTCGACGAGCTCCGGATCGGCTCCATCGCCTACTCCCCGCTGGAGCAGGGCCTGCTCACCGGCCGCTACCTCGACGGCATCCCCGAGGACTCCCGGGCGGCGAGCGACAGCCCCTTCCTCAACTCGGACGCGGTCACCGGGGAACTGGTGGGCAGGCTGCGCGCGCTGAACGAGATCGCCGCCTCCCGCGGCCAGACGCTGGCCCAGCTCGCGCTGGCCTGGGTGCTGCGCGGCGGCCGGGTCACCTCGGCGCTGGTCGGCGCCAGCAGCCCGCAGCAGCTGGAGGACAGCGTGGCGGCGGCCCGCAACCTCGGCTTCGACGCGGACGAACTGGCCCGGATCGACGCCATCGTGCGCCCGTAG
- a CDS encoding LysR family transcriptional regulator, with product MELRHLQHFVAVAEDQHFTRAAERLMVSQSGLSASIRALERELRAPLFVRTTRRVTLTEAGRALLGEAERILAQVRSAHEAVAAVQGVLRGTLSLGTEQCIAGVHVAGLLAAFRRRHPDVEVRLRQAGSGALAEGVAAGRLDLAFAYRTQPEGDRPRAVPLAGEPMTVLCHPGHRFAAAGAPLTPEEVCGEVFVDFHPDWGPRRTTDAAFALAGVRRTVALEVNDVHSLLDLVDEDLGIAVVPRHFRHKRPSLTALPFEGAEGTRYETVALLPAEQATSPAARALIALLGSPGTGGLATPPTGFQPS from the coding sequence ATGGAACTGCGCCATCTCCAGCACTTCGTCGCCGTCGCCGAGGACCAGCACTTCACCCGGGCGGCGGAGCGGCTGATGGTCTCGCAGTCGGGTCTGTCGGCGTCGATCCGGGCGCTGGAGCGGGAGCTGCGGGCGCCGCTGTTCGTGCGCACCACGCGCCGGGTGACCCTCACCGAGGCCGGGCGCGCGCTGCTCGGCGAGGCGGAGCGGATCCTCGCGCAGGTCCGGTCCGCGCACGAGGCGGTGGCCGCGGTGCAGGGCGTGCTGCGCGGCACGCTGTCGCTGGGCACCGAGCAGTGCATCGCCGGGGTGCATGTGGCGGGGCTGCTCGCCGCGTTCCGGCGGCGCCATCCGGATGTGGAGGTCCGGCTGCGGCAGGCGGGCTCGGGGGCGCTGGCCGAGGGGGTGGCGGCGGGCCGGCTGGACCTGGCGTTCGCCTACCGGACCCAGCCGGAGGGCGACCGGCCGCGTGCGGTGCCGCTGGCCGGTGAGCCGATGACCGTGCTGTGCCACCCCGGGCACCGGTTCGCGGCGGCGGGCGCCCCGCTCACCCCCGAGGAGGTGTGCGGCGAGGTGTTCGTGGACTTCCACCCGGACTGGGGCCCGCGCCGCACCACGGACGCGGCCTTCGCCCTCGCCGGTGTGCGGCGCACGGTCGCCCTGGAGGTCAACGACGTGCACAGCCTGCTCGACCTGGTCGACGAGGACCTGGGCATCGCGGTGGTGCCCCGGCACTTCCGGCACAAGCGGCCCTCGCTCACCGCGCTGCCGTTCGAGGGCGCCGAGGGCACGCGGTACGAGACGGTCGCGCTGCTCCCCGCCGAGCAGGCCACGAGTCCGGCCGCCCGTGCGCTGATCGCGCTGCTCGGTTCCCCGGGAACAGGGGGGCTGGCTACACCCCCGACGGGGTTCCAGCCCTCCTGA
- a CDS encoding carotenoid oxygenase family protein, which translates to MAEHTRRNVLRGGAAVAATAGLLGAPALPASPAAAADRQQAERHFPFFEGAFAPVTEELTAFDLPVTGRVPRELNGRFLRNGPNALGLEDPRAHHWMQGEGMVHGVRLRDGRAEWYRNRWVRSSQVAKKLGEPYPGPVPPDDFPANTHVIGHRGRILALQEGGPLPYELDGELDTVGTYDFRGSLEGAFAAHTKFDAHTGELHAITYYPTWDHVRHLVVDPAGRVSRTTRIPVADAPMLHDFALTEKYVVIIDAPITFDPAGAERGDLVPYIWNRKHPMRVGLLPRAGGKVTWIGTDPAYYSHTLNAYDEGGRVIVDLTVYPAPFYPAGLGSGGPYGAGDPVLERWTVDPHRGEVRRVTVDGRPQEFPRVNEALVSRRHRYGYSAAAADMMLAYQTPDGNPPDRAFSNELIKHDLLRGCTQVHRLPTGAAAGEAVFVPRDADDRRAAEDDGYALAYVHNPDRGAADLLILAAQDFTGRPVARVHLPGRVPLGFHGSWVADA; encoded by the coding sequence ATGGCGGAACACACACGGCGCAACGTACTGCGCGGCGGTGCGGCGGTCGCGGCGACGGCGGGCCTGCTGGGCGCACCGGCCCTCCCGGCGAGCCCGGCAGCCGCCGCGGACCGGCAGCAGGCGGAGCGTCACTTCCCCTTCTTCGAAGGAGCATTCGCCCCGGTCACCGAGGAGCTGACGGCCTTCGACCTGCCGGTCACCGGCCGCGTCCCGCGCGAGCTGAACGGACGCTTCCTGCGCAACGGCCCCAATGCGCTGGGCCTGGAGGACCCGCGGGCGCACCACTGGATGCAGGGCGAGGGCATGGTGCACGGGGTGCGGCTGCGCGACGGGCGCGCCGAGTGGTACCGCAACCGGTGGGTGCGCTCCTCGCAGGTGGCGAAGAAGCTCGGGGAGCCCTACCCGGGCCCGGTGCCACCGGACGACTTCCCGGCCAACACCCATGTGATCGGGCACCGGGGGCGGATCCTCGCGCTCCAGGAGGGCGGCCCGCTGCCGTACGAGCTGGACGGCGAGCTGGACACGGTGGGCACCTACGACTTCCGCGGCTCCCTGGAGGGCGCGTTCGCCGCGCACACCAAGTTCGACGCGCACACCGGCGAACTGCACGCCATCACGTACTACCCGACCTGGGACCATGTGCGGCACCTGGTCGTCGACCCGGCGGGCCGGGTCTCGCGCACCACGCGGATCCCGGTGGCGGACGCGCCGATGCTGCACGACTTCGCGCTCACCGAGAAGTACGTCGTGATCATCGACGCACCGATCACCTTCGACCCGGCGGGCGCCGAGCGCGGCGACCTGGTGCCCTACATCTGGAACCGGAAGCACCCCATGCGGGTGGGACTGCTGCCCCGGGCGGGGGGAAAGGTGACCTGGATCGGAACGGACCCCGCCTACTACTCGCACACGCTGAACGCCTACGACGAGGGCGGCCGTGTGATCGTCGACCTGACGGTCTATCCGGCGCCCTTCTACCCCGCCGGGCTCGGCTCGGGCGGTCCGTACGGGGCGGGCGACCCGGTCCTGGAGCGCTGGACGGTCGACCCGCACCGCGGCGAGGTGCGTCGGGTGACCGTGGACGGCAGGCCGCAGGAGTTCCCCCGGGTGAACGAGGCGCTGGTGTCCCGGCGGCACCGCTACGGCTACTCGGCCGCGGCGGCCGACATGATGCTGGCCTACCAGACGCCGGACGGCAACCCGCCCGACCGCGCCTTCTCCAACGAGCTGATCAAGCACGACCTGCTGCGCGGGTGCACCCAGGTGCACCGGCTGCCGACCGGCGCGGCGGCGGGCGAGGCGGTGTTCGTGCCGCGCGACGCGGACGACCGGCGGGCCGCCGAGGACGACGGGTACGCCCTCGCCTATGTGCACAACCCGGACCGGGGCGCCGCCGACCTGCTGATCCTCGCCGCGCAGGACTTCACCGGCAGGCCGGTGGCCCGGGTGCACCTGCCCGGCCGGGTGCCGCTCGGCTTCCACGGAAGCTGGGTCGCGGACGCGTGA
- a CDS encoding mycothiol transferase gives MHAKDILIDGHSRIREEVHAVLDGLTEQQLNAPPAPGANSVAWLLWHLTRVQDDHVADAFGLEQVWLAQDWEQRFGLGLPRLDTGYGHSPEQVAEVKVASPDLLAGYYDAVHEQSLGALRGLAAKDLERVVDERWDPPVTLGVRLVSVLSDDLQHVGQAAYVKGLLQSADA, from the coding sequence ATGCATGCCAAGGACATCCTCATCGACGGCCACAGCCGCATCCGGGAAGAGGTCCACGCGGTCCTCGACGGTCTGACGGAACAGCAGCTCAACGCGCCGCCCGCGCCCGGCGCCAACTCCGTGGCGTGGCTACTGTGGCACCTCACCCGGGTCCAGGACGACCATGTCGCGGACGCCTTCGGCCTGGAGCAGGTGTGGCTCGCCCAGGACTGGGAGCAGCGCTTCGGCCTCGGCCTGCCGCGTCTGGACACCGGCTACGGGCACAGCCCCGAGCAGGTGGCCGAGGTCAAGGTGGCGTCACCGGACCTGCTGGCCGGGTACTACGACGCCGTGCACGAGCAGAGCCTGGGCGCGCTGCGCGGCCTGGCCGCCAAGGACCTCGAACGGGTCGTGGACGAGCGCTGGGACCCGCCGGTCACGCTGGGCGTGCGCCTGGTGAGCGTCCTGTCCGACGATCTCCAGCACGTCGGACAGGCCGCCTACGTCAAGGGGCTGCTTCAGAGCGCGGACGCGTAG
- a CDS encoding adenosine deaminase codes for MTAARIDTETLRSLPKAVLHDHLDGGLRPATVVELAEAAGHTLPTTDPDELAAWYVEAANSGDLVRYIATFEHTLAVMQTREGLLRTAEEYVLDLAADGVVYGEVRYAPELNTNGGLSLREVVETVQEGLAAGMAKAAAAGTPVRVGTLLCGMRMFDRVAEAADLAVAYRDAGVVGFDIAGAEDGFPPADHLAAFEHLRRESVPFTIHAGEAHGLPSIHQALQVCGAQRIGHGVRITEDIVDGKLGRLAGWVRDRRVALEMCPTSNLQTGAADSIAGHPITALKDLGFRVTVNTDNRLVSGTTMTREMSLLVEEAGWGVEDLRTVTVNAVKSAFLPYDERKALIEDVVLPGYASAL; via the coding sequence ATGACCGCCGCGCGCATCGACACCGAGACCCTCCGCAGCCTGCCCAAGGCCGTGCTGCACGACCACCTCGACGGCGGCCTGCGCCCCGCCACCGTCGTCGAACTCGCCGAGGCGGCCGGCCACACCCTGCCCACCACCGACCCCGACGAACTGGCCGCCTGGTACGTCGAGGCCGCCAACTCCGGTGACCTCGTCCGCTACATAGCCACCTTCGAGCACACCCTCGCCGTGATGCAGACCCGCGAGGGGCTGCTGCGCACCGCCGAGGAGTACGTGCTCGACCTGGCCGCCGACGGCGTCGTCTACGGCGAGGTGCGCTACGCCCCCGAGCTGAACACCAACGGCGGTCTGAGCCTGCGCGAGGTCGTGGAGACCGTGCAGGAGGGCCTGGCCGCCGGTATGGCCAAGGCGGCCGCCGCCGGTACGCCCGTCCGGGTCGGCACCCTGCTGTGCGGCATGCGGATGTTCGACCGCGTCGCCGAGGCCGCCGACCTCGCCGTCGCCTACCGTGACGCGGGCGTCGTCGGCTTCGACATCGCCGGGGCCGAGGACGGCTTCCCGCCCGCCGACCACCTGGCCGCCTTCGAGCACCTGCGCCGCGAGAGCGTGCCGTTCACCATCCACGCCGGTGAGGCCCACGGACTGCCCAGCATCCACCAGGCCCTCCAGGTGTGCGGCGCCCAGCGGATCGGGCACGGCGTGCGCATCACCGAGGACATCGTGGACGGCAAGCTCGGCCGGCTGGCCGGCTGGGTGCGCGACCGCCGCGTCGCCCTGGAGATGTGCCCGACCTCCAACCTCCAGACGGGCGCCGCCGACTCGATCGCCGGGCACCCGATCACCGCGCTGAAGGACCTCGGCTTCCGGGTCACCGTCAACACCGACAACCGGCTGGTCTCCGGCACGACGATGACCCGGGAGATGTCCCTGCTGGTCGAGGAGGCGGGCTGGGGCGTCGAGGACCTGCGCACGGTCACGGTGAACGCCGTCAAGAGCGCGTTCCTCCCGTACGACGAGCGCAAGGCCCTCATCGAGGACGTGGTCCTGCCCGGCTACGCGTCCGCGCTCTGA
- a CDS encoding VOC family protein: MRRLALVTLVVDDYDEAIRFYTGALGFRLVEDTPRPDGSRWVVVAPGEDDDAGALLLARAKGDTQRARVGDQTGGRVGFFLHTDDFARDHARMRAAGVTFLEEPRHEPYGSVAVFQDLYGNRWDLLQPAAP, encoded by the coding sequence ATGAGACGCCTCGCCCTGGTCACCCTCGTCGTCGACGACTACGACGAGGCGATCCGCTTCTACACCGGGGCCCTGGGCTTCCGCCTCGTCGAGGACACCCCGCGTCCGGACGGCTCCCGCTGGGTCGTCGTCGCCCCGGGCGAGGACGACGACGCGGGTGCCCTGCTGCTGGCCCGTGCCAAGGGGGACACGCAGCGGGCCCGCGTCGGCGACCAGACCGGCGGACGCGTCGGCTTCTTCCTGCACACCGACGACTTCGCCCGCGACCACGCCCGGATGCGGGCGGCGGGCGTGACCTTCCTGGAGGAGCCGCGCCACGAGCCGTACGGCAGCGTCGCCGTCTTCCAGGACCTCTACGGCAACCGCTGGGACCTGCTCCAGCCCGCCGCCCCGTGA
- a CDS encoding M48 family metalloprotease — MTAPLLLLLPLLLPCAAPALARRAGDRLAPGAALWVLTTAAVVLAGCSAAALGGFVLTGLLKLPLFAALGDLVHPLRIAPDAVVVPAAVAGAGALAVCAGALVRTGRAEVRALRAARARAARVPAAGDLCVLDSPYPDAYALPGRPHRIVVTTAMLRSLDAAEREVLFAHERAHNRGGHHWFLAAAELAAHCHPALRPVREAVRLAAERAADEAAAAAVGDRRLAARAVARAALAGQRSRSARPRSAPAVGSGPVPRRVTALLAAPHVPGRAATRTAALLLACAALSFGASATGVLDVHHRVEVAQGEASR; from the coding sequence ATGACCGCGCCGCTGCTCCTGCTCCTGCCGCTGCTGCTGCCGTGCGCGGCTCCGGCCCTGGCCCGGCGCGCGGGCGACCGGCTCGCGCCCGGGGCGGCGCTGTGGGTGCTCACCACGGCTGCCGTGGTGCTCGCGGGCTGCTCGGCGGCCGCGCTCGGCGGCTTCGTCCTGACGGGACTGCTCAAGCTGCCTCTCTTCGCCGCCCTGGGCGACCTGGTGCACCCGCTGCGCATCGCTCCCGACGCCGTGGTCGTGCCCGCCGCCGTCGCCGGTGCCGGGGCGCTCGCCGTGTGCGCGGGCGCGCTGGTCCGTACGGGCCGCGCGGAGGTGCGGGCGCTGCGTGCGGCCCGCGCGCGGGCCGCACGCGTCCCGGCCGCCGGTGACCTGTGCGTCCTCGACTCGCCGTACCCGGACGCGTACGCCCTGCCCGGCCGCCCGCACCGCATCGTCGTCACCACCGCGATGCTGCGCAGCCTCGACGCCGCCGAGCGCGAGGTGCTGTTCGCGCACGAGCGGGCGCACAACCGCGGCGGCCACCACTGGTTCCTGGCCGCCGCCGAACTCGCCGCGCACTGCCATCCGGCCCTGCGTCCGGTGCGCGAGGCGGTGCGGCTCGCCGCCGAGCGGGCCGCCGACGAGGCCGCCGCCGCGGCCGTGGGGGACCGGCGGCTCGCCGCGCGCGCCGTCGCCCGTGCCGCCCTCGCCGGGCAGCGATCCCGCTCGGCGCGCCCGCGCTCCGCGCCCGCCGTCGGCTCCGGACCGGTGCCGCGCCGGGTCACCGCGCTCCTGGCGGCCCCCCATGTCCCCGGCCGGGCCGCGACCCGGACCGCCGCGCTGCTGCTGGCCTGCGCCGCCCTGTCCTTCGGCGCCTCGGCCACCGGGGTGCTCGACGTCCACCACCGGGTGGAGGTCGCCCAGGGCGAGGCGTCCCGCTGA
- a CDS encoding BlaI/MecI/CopY family transcriptional regulator has product MTDAKDERRPAGELEAGVLAVLWAADTPRTPGEVQQSLAADLARTTVTTILTRLHEKGVVGRRRQGRGYAYYPVQDAHGLTARRMHSELDRDTDRETVLARFVAQLSPDDERILRDLLEPDER; this is encoded by the coding sequence ATGACGGACGCGAAGGACGAGCGCAGACCGGCCGGTGAGCTGGAGGCCGGTGTGCTGGCCGTCCTGTGGGCCGCCGACACGCCCCGGACACCGGGCGAGGTCCAGCAGAGCCTGGCCGCCGACCTGGCCCGCACCACGGTGACGACGATCCTGACCCGGCTGCACGAGAAGGGCGTGGTCGGGCGGCGCCGCCAGGGGCGCGGCTACGCCTACTACCCGGTGCAGGACGCGCACGGGCTGACCGCCCGCCGTATGCACTCCGAACTCGACCGGGACACCGACCGCGAGACCGTGCTCGCCCGCTTCGTCGCCCAGCTCAGCCCCGACGACGAGCGGATCCTGCGCGATCTGCTGGAACCGGACGAGCGATGA